The nucleotide sequence GTCAAGCCCCACGACCTGAAGAACGCTTTCTGAGCGCGCCCGGCCGGCCCGGCCGATGGATCCCGGGGCGCTCCCGCGCCCGGCGGCGCCGGGAGGGGGGGCCTGCGGGCGCCGCCGGGCCGTCACCGGCGGGCGAGAGGGTGGGCTGCGGGGCTCACCGAACGCGCTCCGGGGGGCCGGCGCCCGGCGGGAGGGGGCACCCCCCGGCCGGGCAGCCAGGAACAACATTGTTCGCTCCACGGTGGGGGGGATCAGGGGGTTCCGGCGGAGGGGCAGAGGGAGGCCAGGGTGCATGCTTGGCACCGAGGATGGCGAGCCGAACAGACCCGCCGGCCATGCCAGATCAGGCCATGGGAGGCAAAGGCCCATTCCTTTTTCGGCAGCAGGCGTGTCAGATCGTCTTCGATACGCCGTGGGTCCTTCGCAGACGACAGGCCGAGGCGGCCGGCCAGGCGCGTGACGTGGGTGTCCACTGCCAGGGCCGGCTCCCCGAAGGCGCTGGCCAGCACCACGTTGGCGGTCTTGCGGCCGACGCCCGGCAGGCGTTGCAGCTTTTCGCGGCTGCGGGGCACCCGGCCGCCGAACTCCTCGTCGAGCATCCTCGCCGCACCGACGATCGAGCGCGCCTTGTTGCGGAACAGGCCGATGCGGGCGATCAGAGGCTCGACTTCCGCCGGCTCGGCGGCGGCCAGCTCGCGGGGCGTGGGATAGCGCCGGAAGAGAGCCGGCGTGACCTGGTTGACTGCCTTGTCGGTGGTCTGGGCCGAGAGGATCGTCGCCACCAGGAGCTGGAAAGGATCCCGGTGCTCGAGTTCGCACTCGGCGTCGGGGTAGAGCTTGCGCAGGCGCCGGATGATGGTCCGGGCACGCCGCTGGAGATCGTCGCTGATCCTGGTCGCCATGGCCGGGGATTATGCACGAGGGTGTGGCAGACTCGCCTCATGGGCCTTCGCCTCCGCCTCGCCCTGGCGCTGGTCGCCATGACCTTGCTGCCGGTGGCCCTCGTCGCCTTCCTCGCCTGGCCGGAGCTGGACGCGGTGAGGAGCACCTTGCTCACCCGGGAGACCGAACGGGTGCGGCTGCTGCTCGAACGCGAGCTGAGCGGGACTTCCCTGCTCGCCGGTTCCCAGCGCCTGTGCGCTGAAATCGCCGGACTCGAACCACGCTACGCCGACGCCCTCAGCGGCAAGGCCACGGGCATGCTGGCCCGGCGCCGCGCCGGGCGCCTGCGCCGCCGTCTCGACCCCCTGGCCCGGGGCGCGGGACTCGACGGCTGGGAGGTGGCCGCCGGCCGGCCCACTCCTCCGAGCTGGCACTTCGACCCCGACAGCGACCGTCTGCGGGTGTCCTGGCGGAGGCGCTGCGGCGGATCGCCCTCGGCGCCACGCCTGCTGGTGGCCTGGCGACAGTGGTCACCATCGCAGTTGGCCGCCCAACTGCAGGCGGCCACCGGCCTGCCGGTGAAAGTCCGCGGACGCCTGCCGGGCCAGGGTGCGGTGCGCTCCCCGCCGGGATGGCTGGCCGTCACCCGAACGGGCCCCGGAGCCGGCAACGCCCTGGTGGTGGAGGTGGAAGTGGCCGCCACGGGCCGGGGACTGATGGACGAACTGCTGCGCCGCCTGCTTGTCTCCGCCCTGCTCGCGGCGGGCATCGCCCTGCTCGCCGCCCTGGCCCTGGCAGCGTGGCTGGCCCGCCCCCTGCGGGAGTTGACCGTGGCGGTGGAGGCCGCGGCCGACGATCCGGGCCTGCCCCTGCCGCTGCCCGTCGCGGGTGGGGAGGCCGGCCGGCTGGCCCAGGCCGTCGAGCGCCTGCGGGGGGCCCTGCTGCGGGAAGAGCATCGCCGCAGCGCCGCCGAAAAGACCGCCGCCTGGCAGCAGGTGGCCCGGCGGCTGGCCCACGAGGTGCGCAACCCGCTGACGCCCATCCGCCTGGCGGTGGACAACCTGCGCCGGGCCGCCCGAAGGGGCGAAGGGGCCCTGGCCTCGGCGCTGGACGACGAGGCCCGGGCCATCGACCAGGAGGTCGGCCGTCTCGAGCGCCTGGTGCGGGAGTTCGCCGACTTCGCGCGCCTGCCCGAACCGAAGCTCCAAGCGACCGAGATCGCCCCCCTGCTGCGCACGGCCCTCGGCGGGCAACTCCCCGGCGAGGGGACGGTCGAACTGGTGGTCGGCGGCGAGCCGGCGGCGTTGGCCGCCCGCGTAGCGGCGGACCCCGACCTGCTCTCCCTGGCCCTGGCCAACCTGGCCCGCAACGCCTGCCAGGCCATGGAAGGCCGGGGAGAGATCCGCGTCTGGGTGGAACGCGACGGCGGCGAGCCGGGGGGACGGCTGCGCATCACCCTGACCGATACCGGACCGGGTCTTCCCGAGGCCGTGCGGGAAACGATCTTCGAGCCTTACGTCACCGGCCGCCCCGGTACGGGAACGGGCCTCGGCCTGGCTATCGTGCGTCAGGTGATCGCAGCCCACGGCGGGACCATCGAAGCGCGCGACGGCGGTCAGAGCGCCGGCGCCCGCTTCGTGATCGACCTGCCCCTCGCCAGCGGTTGAGAACGAAGATCCCACGGGCCCGCGTGCTACGCTGCCGGGAACCAGACCAAGGAACCAGCTGATGTCGCGCATCCTGATCGCCGACGACGAGGCCAACCTGCGCACCACCCTGACGCGTACCCTGCGGCAGGAGGGCTACGCGGTCAGTGAGGCCCGGGATGGGGTGGAGGCCGTGTCGCTGCTGCGCCGGGGCGGCATCGACGCGGTGATTCTCGACCTTTCCATGCCGCGGCTCGACGGCTTCGGCGTGCTCGAAGCCCTGGCCGAAGAGGAGGGAGCACCGCCCGTGATCGTGTTGACGGCCCACGCGGGGCTGGACAACGCGGTGCGGGCGGTACAGGCGGGCGCCTGGGATTTTCTCGAAAAGCCGCCCTCGGCCGAAGCGATCCTGCTGCGCCTCCGGCGCGCCCTCGAAAGCGCCCGGGACCGGGCCGAACGCGAACCCCCGGCGGGCGCGCCGCCGATGGACGCCATCCTCGGCGACAGTCCGGCGGTCCAGGCGATGCGGAGAGCGATCGAGAAGATCGCCCGGCATGCGACGCGGGTCCTGGTGCTCGGAGAGAACGGCACGGGCAAGGAGCTGGTGGCCCGGGCGATCCATCGCCTCTCCCCCCGGGCCGGCGGACCGCTGGTGCGGGTCAACTGCGCCGCCGTGCCCGCCGAGCTGTTCGAGGCCGAACTCTTCGGTCACGTCAAGGGCGCCTTCACCGGAGCGGTGCAACACCGCCGGGGACGTTTCGAACGCGCCTCGGGAGGCACGCTCTTCCTAGACGAGATCGGGGAGATCCCCCTGCCGGCCCAGGCCAAGCTGCTGCGGGCCCTGGAGGAGGGCGAGATCGAGCGGGTGGGGGCCGAGAGCGCGGTCCACGTCGATGCCCGCATCGTCGCCGCCACCAACCGGGACCTGCCCGCACAGATCCGCCGGGGACGCTTCCGCCAGGACCTGTTCTACCGCCTCGAGCAGTTCATCGTGGAAGTCCCCCCCCTGCGGGCCCGACGGGAAGACATCCCGCTGCTGGCCCGACACTTCCTCGAGCGGGCACGACGGGAATGCGGGCGGGCGGCGCCCGTGACGCTCGGCGACGACGCCCTCGAGGTGCTCGGCGCCCAGAGCTGGCCCGGCAACGTGCGCCAACTACGCAACCTGATGGAACGGCTGGTGATCCTCGCCGAACGGGACGAGATCGACGCCGCCATGGTGCGCGCCCACCTGGGCCGCCAGACGACGGCCCCCGCCGCGGCCGTGGCGGCAGGAGGCCGACTGGGAGACGCGGTGGCCGCATTCGAGCGGGAGTTCATCGCCGCAGCCCTCGAGCGGCACGGCGGCAACATGAGCGCCACCGCACGCGAGCTGGGCCTCGAACGCAGCTCGCTCTACAAGAAAATGCGCACGCTGGGCATGGAGCGGGGATGAAATGAAAGCGGAAGCCGCCAGCCGAGTCGTCGTCAGCCGGTATGGAGGTCCGGAGGTGATGCGCGTCGAGCGCTTTTCGCCCCAACCGCCGACCGGTGAGCAGGTGCTGATCGGCGTACGCGCCGTGGGCCTCAACTTCGCCGACGTCTTCTGTCGCCTGGGGCTCTACCAGGCAGCGCCCAGGCCCCCCTTTGCGCCGGGTTTCGAGGTGGCCGGAGAAGTTCTGGCCGTAGGCCGCGACGTGCACGACATCCGGCCCGGCGAGAAGGTGATGGCGGTCACCCGCTTCGGCGCCTACGCCTCGCACCTGCTGACGGAGCGCGCCTGGGTCCGCCGCCTGCCTCAGGCGTGGAGCTTCGAGCAGGGAGCGGCGTTTCCCGTGGCGACCCTCACGGCGTGGTACGGGCTGATGCGCCTCGGTCGCCTGGAGCGGGGCGAGACCGTGGTGATCACCGCCGCCGCGGGGGGTGTCGGCCAGGCCGCCTGCCGCCTGGCCCGGGCCCGGGGCGCACGGGTGATCGGTGCGGTGGGCAGCGGGGAAAAGCAAGCCGCCGCGCGGCAGGCGGGCGCGGAGGAGGTGCTGGTCTCGGCCGACTACCGCATCTGGCGGGCGGTGCGGAAGCTGACCGACAAACGCGGCCCCGACCTGATCTTCGACGCGGTGGGGGGACGCAGCCTGACCCGGGGGCTGGCCGCCCTTCCCCCGGAGGGGCGACTGGTGCTCTACGGCTTCGCCTCCATGACACCGGCGGGGCCGAAACGCTCCTGGCCCCGACTGACCTGGCGCTACCTGCGCACGGCGTCGATCTCGCCCTTCGACCTGGTGCAGCACAACCGCTCGGTGGCCGGCTTCAACCTGGTCCACCTCTGGCACAGGGCCGACCTCTTCGGCGCGGCCCTCGACGACCTGGACCGGCGGGGCCTGCTCGCCACCCTGACCCCCCAGGTCACCGCCCGCTTTCCCCTCGAGGCCGCCGGCCAGGCCCTCGAACACCTCCGCCGCCGCGGCACCACGGGAAAGATCGTGCTGACGGTGGACTGAGCGCGCCGGGAGACCCACAGCCGGCGAAACCGTGTCCCCGGGGCCACAGCGTGGCCCGGGGGCCACAGTGGCAGGGGCTGGCCTCGGTCCGCCACATTCCCCATAAGGCAAGCAACAGCAACTCTTTAGGAACCATGTGCCCCACCTCTGCCTCTCCGGCACGCCCTTCGCACAAGGAAGGGCCGCAACCCCCACCACCATTCACAGGAGGCAGAGACATGAAGACCAGCGCCCTGAAGACCGCCGCCCTCGGCACCCTCGTGCTTTTCGCCGCAGCCTGCTCGGACGATCCTGCTCCGCCCATCCCCACGGTGACTCCCAGCGTGACCGCGGAGCCGCAGCCGAGCGTCACCCCCCTCCCCGCCACCTTCACCGAGCCCAGCCAGCCCCTGGTCGAGGACGAAAGCCCGCCGGAGGTCACCACCAGCGAGGCGGCCGTCGAGGACACCGCGGACGACGCGACCCCCTACGAGATCTACACGCGGGGACTGGCCCAGTGGAAGAGCGGCGAGTTGGAAGCCGCCGAAGCGAGCCTCGAGCAGGCCTGCTGGAAGATGGAAAACTTCGCTCGCGCCCGGGTGAACCTGGCCCGGGTCCGCCTCGAGCGCGGTGACCTCGACGGCGCCCGCGCGGCCATCGACGAGGCGCTCGGCATCGACGAAGACTTCGCCCCCACCTACAACGTGCTCGGCCGCATCCTGCTCGCCGCCGGCGACCGGGACGCCGCCTTCGAGGCCTTTCGCCGCAGCGCCCGTCTCGACCCTTCCAATCCCTGGCCGCTGAACAACATGGGCTACGCCCTGCTGGTGGCCGGGGACCCGGCGTCGGCCGCTGAATACCTCGAGCAGGCCCTCGAACGCGACGACCGGCTGGCGGTCGCCTGGAACAACCTGGCCCTGGTGCGCGAGCGACTCGGCGAGGGCTCCGCGGCGGCCGACGCCGCGGCACGGGCCTCGGCTCTCGACCCGCGTTACGCGCCCGTCGCCCAGCGCCTGGCGGCCCTGGCCGTGACAACCGCGCCTCGAGCGGTGACAATCGCGGCCCATGAAAACGCGATCGATGCAACTCACGGCCCTTGAGGGCAACACCCAGTGGCTCGACGGGGGCGCCATGTTCGGCAACTGCCCCCGGGCCCTGTGGGAACGCTGGACCCGGGTGGACGACCGGCACCGGATTCCCCTGGCCTGCCGCAGTCTGCTGATTCGAGAGGAGCAGGGGCGCACCCTGCTCCTCGAAGCAGGTATAGGCGCCTTCTTCGAACCCAAGCTGCGGGAGCGCTACGGAGTGAGGGAAGACCGGCACGTGCTGCTCGACAGCCTGGCCCGCCAGGGCCTGTCCCACGAACAGATCGACGTGGTGGTGCTCAGTCACCTGCATTTCGATCACGTCGGCGGCCTGCTCTCGGCCTGGAGTCCCGACCGCGAAGGCGAACTGCTCTTCCCTCGCGCGCGCTTTCTCGTCGGTCGCCGCCAGTGGGAACGCGCCCGGGCGCCCCACCCTCGCGATCGGGCCTCCTACCTGCCCCACCTCAACGCCCTGCTCGAGGCCTCCGGGCGCCTGGAACTGGTCGACGGTGAAACCTCTCCCACCCTGGGCGAGGGTTACCGTTTCCACTTTTCCGACGGCCACACCCCCGGCATGATGCTCACCGAGATCGACACTCCCCGCGGCCCGCTGGTCTTCGTCGCCGACCTGATCCCCGGCCGCGCCTGGACCCACCTGCCGATCTCCATGGGCTATGACCGCTACCCCGAGCTGATCATCGACGAGAAGCGCGCCTTCCTCGAGCAGATGCTGGCCCGGGGCGGACGCTTCTTCTTCACCCACGACCCCGACTGCGCCTTCGCCCGCCTCGAACAGGACGAGAAGGGACGCTACGTGGCGGCACCCGAAGATCCGGAAGCACAGGGCGATGGGTGAGCGGCTGCGCATCCATCCCGTCACCCCCCAGCGCCGTTTCGTCGAGCGGGCGAGCCGGACCCTCGCCGACCACGGCGTGGTGATCCTGCCCACCGACACCACCTACGCCTTCACCGCCCGTCCCGGTTCCAAGGCGGCCCTCGAGAAGATCTCCCGCATCAAGCAATTCGACCCTGAGCGCAAACTCTTCAGCCTGATCGTCCCCGACCTCTCCGACGTCGCCCGCTACGCCCTGGTGACCAACCACAGCTACCGTATCCTGCGGCGCTTTCTGCCGGGGCCCTACACCTTCATCCTGCCTGCCAGTCGGGAAGTCCCCCGCATCCTGCTCTCGAAGCGCAAGACCATCGGCCTGCGCGTCCCCGATCACACCGTCTGCCGTGAAGTGGCCCGGGCGGCAGGTGGAGGCCTGCTGGCCACCTCGCTGCGGCTGCCGGG is from Acidobacteriota bacterium and encodes:
- the nth gene encoding endonuclease III; this translates as MATRISDDLQRRARTIIRRLRKLYPDAECELEHRDPFQLLVATILSAQTTDKAVNQVTPALFRRYPTPRELAAAEPAEVEPLIARIGLFRNKARSIVGAARMLDEEFGGRVPRSREKLQRLPGVGRKTANVVLASAFGEPALAVDTHVTRLAGRLGLSSAKDPRRIEDDLTRLLPKKEWAFASHGLIWHGRRVCSARHPRCQACTLASLCPSAGTP
- a CDS encoding ATP-binding protein, which translates into the protein MGLRLRLALALVAMTLLPVALVAFLAWPELDAVRSTLLTRETERVRLLLERELSGTSLLAGSQRLCAEIAGLEPRYADALSGKATGMLARRRAGRLRRRLDPLARGAGLDGWEVAAGRPTPPSWHFDPDSDRLRVSWRRRCGGSPSAPRLLVAWRQWSPSQLAAQLQAATGLPVKVRGRLPGQGAVRSPPGWLAVTRTGPGAGNALVVEVEVAATGRGLMDELLRRLLVSALLAAGIALLAALALAAWLARPLRELTVAVEAAADDPGLPLPLPVAGGEAGRLAQAVERLRGALLREEHRRSAAEKTAAWQQVARRLAHEVRNPLTPIRLAVDNLRRAARRGEGALASALDDEARAIDQEVGRLERLVREFADFARLPEPKLQATEIAPLLRTALGGQLPGEGTVELVVGGEPAALAARVAADPDLLSLALANLARNACQAMEGRGEIRVWVERDGGEPGGRLRITLTDTGPGLPEAVRETIFEPYVTGRPGTGTGLGLAIVRQVIAAHGGTIEARDGGQSAGARFVIDLPLASG
- a CDS encoding sigma-54 dependent transcriptional regulator — protein: MSRILIADDEANLRTTLTRTLRQEGYAVSEARDGVEAVSLLRRGGIDAVILDLSMPRLDGFGVLEALAEEEGAPPVIVLTAHAGLDNAVRAVQAGAWDFLEKPPSAEAILLRLRRALESARDRAEREPPAGAPPMDAILGDSPAVQAMRRAIEKIARHATRVLVLGENGTGKELVARAIHRLSPRAGGPLVRVNCAAVPAELFEAELFGHVKGAFTGAVQHRRGRFERASGGTLFLDEIGEIPLPAQAKLLRALEEGEIERVGAESAVHVDARIVAATNRDLPAQIRRGRFRQDLFYRLEQFIVEVPPLRARREDIPLLARHFLERARRECGRAAPVTLGDDALEVLGAQSWPGNVRQLRNLMERLVILAERDEIDAAMVRAHLGRQTTAPAAAVAAGGRLGDAVAAFEREFIAAALERHGGNMSATARELGLERSSLYKKMRTLGMERG
- a CDS encoding zinc-binding dehydrogenase, which codes for MKAEAASRVVVSRYGGPEVMRVERFSPQPPTGEQVLIGVRAVGLNFADVFCRLGLYQAAPRPPFAPGFEVAGEVLAVGRDVHDIRPGEKVMAVTRFGAYASHLLTERAWVRRLPQAWSFEQGAAFPVATLTAWYGLMRLGRLERGETVVITAAAGGVGQAACRLARARGARVIGAVGSGEKQAAARQAGAEEVLVSADYRIWRAVRKLTDKRGPDLIFDAVGGRSLTRGLAALPPEGRLVLYGFASMTPAGPKRSWPRLTWRYLRTASISPFDLVQHNRSVAGFNLVHLWHRADLFGAALDDLDRRGLLATLTPQVTARFPLEAAGQALEHLRRRGTTGKIVLTVD
- a CDS encoding tetratricopeptide repeat protein, whose product is MKTSALKTAALGTLVLFAAACSDDPAPPIPTVTPSVTAEPQPSVTPLPATFTEPSQPLVEDESPPEVTTSEAAVEDTADDATPYEIYTRGLAQWKSGELEAAEASLEQACWKMENFARARVNLARVRLERGDLDGARAAIDEALGIDEDFAPTYNVLGRILLAAGDRDAAFEAFRRSARLDPSNPWPLNNMGYALLVAGDPASAAEYLEQALERDDRLAVAWNNLALVRERLGEGSAAADAAARASALDPRYAPVAQRLAALAVTTAPRAVTIAAHENAIDATHGP
- a CDS encoding MBL fold metallo-hydrolase, translated to MQLTALEGNTQWLDGGAMFGNCPRALWERWTRVDDRHRIPLACRSLLIREEQGRTLLLEAGIGAFFEPKLRERYGVREDRHVLLDSLARQGLSHEQIDVVVLSHLHFDHVGGLLSAWSPDREGELLFPRARFLVGRRQWERARAPHPRDRASYLPHLNALLEASGRLELVDGETSPTLGEGYRFHFSDGHTPGMMLTEIDTPRGPLVFVADLIPGRAWTHLPISMGYDRYPELIIDEKRAFLEQMLARGGRFFFTHDPDCAFARLEQDEKGRYVAAPEDPEAQGDG
- a CDS encoding L-threonylcarbamoyladenylate synthase, with amino-acid sequence MGERLRIHPVTPQRRFVERASRTLADHGVVILPTDTTYAFTARPGSKAALEKISRIKQFDPERKLFSLIVPDLSDVARYALVTNHSYRILRRFLPGPYTFILPASREVPRILLSKRKTIGLRVPDHTVCREVARAAGGGLLATSLRLPGDEYPLMDPDEIDARLLRRVDLFLDCDWGGIEPSTLVDLSGEEGPQLVREGAGDIAAFKD